DNA from Macadamia integrifolia cultivar HAES 741 chromosome 12, SCU_Mint_v3, whole genome shotgun sequence:
tattgaagaaatattgagagatgagagagagagagagagagagagagagagagagagagagaggtacctGCAATGATTGAGGGTTGAAGCTTCTCCATAGACCAGGACAGATCTCAAGTAGACTCCACTCTCTATACAGGCAAGATGGATTCAAGGATATGCACCCTCTAACATCCAAACTCCATAAGGACTCCAACTCGTTCACACCTTGAATCTCGGTTAACTTCTCGCAGCCGCCAGCATATAGAATCATCAATTTCTTTAACTTTGACAGACATGGTAATGTTTCAATAGAAATGCAACCATGAATATTCAACAATTCTAAGGATTCCAATTCGTCTGCACCTTGAATTTCGATTAACTTCTTGCAATTGTTAGCAGATAGTCTCTTCAGCTTCTTTAATTTTGACAGATATGGTAATGTTTCAATAGAACTGCACCCATCTATACTCAAGGCCACTAGAGTTTCCAACTTACCTACTCCCTGAATTTCAGTAACCTTTTCACAACCCTCGATCTCCAATACCTGCAGTTTTGTTAGGTTTGAGACATCTGGTAATATTTCAATTGATTTGCATCTTCTTACATACAATTTTTCCGAGGACCCCAATCTTCCAACACTTGGGATCTCGATTAAATTCTCTCACAATCGGAGAGAGATAGATGTTTCAGGTTCTTCAAGGGTGAGATATCTGGTAAAACTTTTAATGATTTGGATCCAAATAAGCACAATTCTTCCAAGGATTCCAATCCATCAAAGCAGTTAATCTCTAGAGGCAGGTTAAAAAACCATAAATCCTTTAACATCTTCAAGTTCGATAAGCCTGGTAATCTTACGATTGATTCGCACCAACAGAGGTGAAATATagtcaaagattccaaatcctcAGGACCCTCAATCTCAATCTCAGATAACTTGTCACACTTCAAGATATCTAATTCACACAATTTTTTGGGAAGTTGTATCTTTCTCAATGATGGGCAATTTGATATAGACAGTTTCCCCAGTGAGTCCAATCCCTTAAGGCCCTCAATCTCAGATAACTCATTGCACTCTCGAATTTCAATCCACTCAAGATTCTTCGAGTCTGATAAATTTGGAATTATTCTTAATAATTCACAATTCATTATACCCAACTTTTCCAGGGAGTACAATCCCTCAAGCACTTCAATCTCAGAAAAGCCAACTCTCCTGAGCTCTAAGCACCTCAATTTTTTCAAGCCCCTAAGTTTTGGCAATTTTCTCAATGAGTCACAACCCAAAATCTGGAACTGCTGCAGAGAATCTAATCCCTCAAGGCTTAATTTTGCTAGCTTGGAGCAATCACGAAGAAGTAATTTCTCTAAATTTCCCACATCCGAGTAACCAGATATTTCTCTAAGATTTTCACAATTATGAACTATCAAGAATTTCAGACTTGAGGGAAGATGTGGGATGCATTGTACGTGAGGGCATTGAACTAAATAGAGTGACTCCAGCCTCGTAAGAGCATTGATAGTAGTTGGTAtctccatcaaatttggacaGTCAAAAAGTTGCAATAACTCTAAATTTGTCAGATTTGACAGCATTGGGAGTGATTTCATTTTGCAGTGCGAAGCATCCAAATATTTCAAACTTGGTGGAAGCTCTAGCAGATCCATCTCCGACCCCATACGAGGCTTGCTTTGACGTTCATCACGAATAAACCCTTCACTTCTCATAGAATAATAGTCTGTACTTAAAATTTGGAGGTTTCTCAGATGACGTATAGAAATAGGTAACCGTATTGCAGAAAAGTCAACGTATAGCTCCGTtaagggttgaaatcgtctgtaattctgatctcgtacaatttcatgcaataccaccttcagggggtgacacgtgtattgataccaatacaatggtccagatctagtacaactactaaaacattaaatcagtgaagaggcatttaaatcagatctggaccattgcattggtatcaatacatgtgtcaccccctgaaggtggtatttcacggaattgtacgagatcgaaattgcagacgatttttttccctccgTTAAGGCTTCCAAGAGGCCCAATGTTTCTGGTAATTGGTCGATTCTTGCATTTCTAATGTGAAGTGTTTTGAGAGAACTCAACTCACCAAAGCTGGTTGGGAGGTGCATTAGACTCAAGCATTCATTCATGTTCAATATGACTAACTTCTTAAGATGACCAATGGATGTGTCAATTGTAACCAAATTATAACATCTTTCAAGAAGAAATACCTCCAATTGTTTATTTTCTGACAAGTCTGGAGTTCGGGATAGTTTAGAACAATGACTCAAGTCCAAAACTTTAAGAGTTTTTGCCTCCTGCATAACAgaacagaaggaaaaaaatcgtctgcaattctgatcttgtacaattccatgaaataccaccttcagggggtgacacatgtattgataccaatgcaatggtccagatctgatttaaagttttattagttgtaccagatctggaccattgcattggtatcaagacacgtgtcaccccttgaagatggtatttcacgaaattgtacgagatcggaattgcagacgatttcaacccgtggataggtgggtgggtgggtgggtgggtgggtgggtggttGATAATTCACACAGATATACTGCTATGAAGATCCAACTTGggttgttcttgttcttctttagCTTCTCGAATTCATACAAGATTGATTTTGTCGAAGGGTTTGAAGCCTCCCACTTCACAGGATGATATATGAATCAAATgctaaggggggggggggggataatgAACTCCATATTGTCCCCAAAAACATCCTaataaaaaacaacaataacCTTGGTGATGCAATCCCGGGTTGGGAAACCCTATATGGTTCGCTGTGGGTCCACCCCAGAGTACAATAGCCAAATATTAAACAAAAATACCAGTTCTGTAATTTACTGAAAACAACCTAAACAAAGAAAGGGCTATAATGGGCACAATCCGTGGCTATTCAAGAATAATAATGTGAATGGGAAACAGAACAGCTAAAGCACTACAGGGTAATTAGATTAATCTGGTTCAATAATAGGTCAAATAGAACTCAACTTAGTGGGTAGGGTATACTTGTAATTATCATGAACAAGGCCTCCGCCTTCTCCAAGAGCCACTGCAGGAGGGAAAATCCATGAAATGAGACCTGCCAAAGAAAAGGGGAGAATGATAGTAGCACCATTTGTACTCGCATGTTACTGAGTTATCAATATTGATAAAGTATCACAACATTGGAAATCCGTAGGGGGCTATGTAGCTGCAGGGAAGAAAATCCATAAACTCATCAATCAAACCTCTTATTCCCTTTTCAATGAAGAATTTTACAAGACTCTAGACCTGTAGAACCAGCCATGTTGTATGAATCAGAAAGCTTGGAAATTACTAAACATCGCATACACAAAACAAGTGTAATTGAGATGAGgatggaaagaaaaaatgtgCCATTAGAATAGAAAGGATGATACTTGAAGGGGTTATGCACCAATATCACTTGGGTCagcttgaagaagagaaagtatTTAATTGGTCCAATAGGAGTCCAACTACTAGTGAAGGAATTTAAAAACATTCATAATGCTTGTT
Protein-coding regions in this window:
- the LOC122058390 gene encoding putative disease resistance protein At4g19050 isoform X2; this translates as MNECLSLMHLPTSFGELSSLKTLHIRNARIDQLPETLGLLEALTELYVDFSAIRLPISIRHLRNLQILSTDYYSMRSEGFIRDERQSKPRMGSEMDLLELPPSLKYLDASHCKMKSLPMLSNLTNLELLQLFDCPNLMEIPTTINALTRLESLYLVQCPHVQCIPHLPSSLKFLIVHNCENLREISGYSDVGNLEKLLLRDCSKLAKLSLEGLDSLQQFQILGCDSLRKLPKLRGLKKLRCLELRRVGFSEIEVLEGLYSLEKLGIMNCELLRIIPNLSDSKNLEWIEIRECNELSEIEGLKGLDSLGKLSISNCPSLRKIQLPKKLCELDILKCDKLSEIEIEGPEDLESLTIFHLCWCESIVRLPGLSNLKMLKDLWFFNLPLEINCFDGLESLEELCLFGSKSLKVLPDISPLKNLKHLSLSDCERI
- the LOC122058390 gene encoding putative disease resistance protein At4g19050 isoform X1, which translates into the protein MNECLSLMHLPTSFGELSSLKTLHIRNARIDQLPETLGLLEALTELYVDFSAIRLPISIRHLRNLQILSTDYYSMRSEGFIRDERQSKPRMGSEMDLLELPPSLKYLDASHCKMKSLPMLSNLTNLELLQLFDCPNLMEIPTTINALTRLESLYLVQCPHVQCIPHLPSSLKFLIVHNCENLREISGYSDVGNLEKLLLRDCSKLAKLSLEGLDSLQQFQILGCDSLRKLPKLRGLKKLRCLELRRVGFSEIEVLEGLYSLEKLGIMNCELLRIIPNLSDSKNLEWIEIRECNELSEIEGLKGLDSLGKLSISNCPSLRKIQLPKKLCELDILKCDKLSEIEIEGPEDLESLTIFHLCWCESIVRLPGLSNLKMLKDLWFFNLPLEINCFDGLESLEELCLFGSKSLKVLPDISPLKNLKHLSLSDCERI